CCTCCGTTGTTTCCTGCCGCAGATGCAGGGCCGTGAGAATGGCGGCGAGTGATGTCGGGTCAACCGCGCCTGAGAGGATCTGCCGGAAGAGGTCATGGGCCTGATTGGTTGTCAGGGGTGTGCCTTCAGCCAGCTGGATGAGGCAGGTTTGTATGAATCCCGTCATCATCTGTCAGGACCGTGCTTCCCGACCCCGATGCGCCAGGGCCAGAAAATTACCCAACAGGCTTTTCCCCTCTGAAGAGGCGATGCTTTCTGGATGAAACTGCACGCCATGAATGGGATGATGTCGATGGTGAACACCCATGATGATGCCATCTTTCGTGCGTGCGTTAACGATGAGATCTGCCGGGAGCGTTGCCGGGTCAAGCACCAGACTGTGATAACGCGTCGCGCGCGTCGGGTTGGCGAGATCGGTGAAGACGCCCGTGCCGTCATGATGCATCTCATCCACCTTGCCATGCACGGGGTGCGGCGCGCGGATGACGTGCGCGCCATAGACCTGACCAATGACCTGATGCCCGAGGCACACGCCCAGCACCGGCACTTCAGACCCCAATTCCGCAACGAGCGCACAACAGATGCCGGAATCATCCGGCGTGCCGGGGCCGGGGGAAATCACGATGGCTTCCGGCGCGAGCGCACGCGCCTCATCGACAGTGATGGCATCATGCCGCCTGACGTCACATGTCGCGCCCAACTCGCCC
This genomic stretch from Candidatus Kirkpatrickella diaphorinae harbors:
- a CDS encoding anthranilate synthase component II, translating into MILLIDNYDSFTYNLVHYLGELGATCDVRRHDAITVDEARALAPEAIVISPGPGTPDDSGICCALVAELGSEVPVLGVCLGHQVIGQVYGAHVIRAPHPVHGKVDEMHHDGTGVFTDLANPTRATRYHSLVLDPATLPADLIVNARTKDGIIMGVHHRHHPIHGVQFHPESIASSEGKSLLGNFLALAHRGREARS